From a single Mycolicibacterium mengxianglii genomic region:
- a CDS encoding multidrug effflux MFS transporter, which translates to MILVLGALVALGPLTIDMYLPALPDIAEDLSVTSSLVQLTLTGTLAGLALGQLIIGPLSDSLGRRRPLIAGIALHMVASLVCLVAPNIAVLGVARTLQGMGAAAGMVVALAVVGDLYAESAAATMMSRLMLVLGVAPVLAPSLGAAVLMHGSWHWVFAVLVVLAGGLMLVAIFALPETLPPDHRSALRVRGIVSTYGRLLRDLRFVVLVCVGALGMAGLFAYIAGASFVLQGRYDMNQQTFALVFGAGAIALIATTQANVVLLRWFTPQRIVVWALAAAAVTAAVFLGLAMTHTGGVLGFLIPVWTVLAAMGLVIPNAPALALSRHSEAAGTAAALMGAAQFGLGAAVAPLVGALGNDEIALALVMAVSVAIALVALLAVRPTAEDVEDDLDADADVQAPVAEPA; encoded by the coding sequence ATGATCCTGGTCCTCGGCGCCCTGGTGGCGCTCGGACCGCTGACCATCGACATGTACTTACCGGCGTTACCTGATATCGCCGAGGACCTTTCTGTCACCTCGTCGTTGGTGCAACTGACGCTCACCGGCACCCTGGCCGGACTGGCATTGGGACAGCTGATCATCGGTCCGTTGTCAGACTCCCTGGGACGTCGTCGGCCGCTGATCGCCGGCATCGCACTGCACATGGTGGCGTCGCTGGTGTGCCTGGTCGCGCCCAATATCGCGGTGCTCGGGGTGGCCCGCACGCTGCAGGGCATGGGTGCCGCGGCGGGAATGGTGGTAGCGCTGGCCGTGGTGGGCGACCTCTATGCCGAATCCGCGGCCGCAACCATGATGTCCCGGCTGATGCTCGTGCTCGGTGTCGCGCCGGTGCTGGCGCCGTCGCTGGGGGCGGCTGTGCTGATGCACGGGTCCTGGCACTGGGTCTTCGCCGTGCTGGTGGTGCTGGCCGGTGGTCTGATGCTGGTCGCCATCTTCGCGCTGCCCGAGACGCTGCCGCCCGACCACCGCAGCGCGCTGCGGGTGCGTGGCATCGTGTCCACCTACGGCCGGCTGCTGCGCGACCTCCGATTCGTGGTCCTGGTGTGCGTCGGTGCGCTCGGAATGGCGGGGTTGTTCGCCTACATCGCCGGGGCGTCGTTCGTGCTCCAGGGCCGCTACGACATGAACCAGCAGACCTTTGCGCTGGTGTTCGGCGCCGGGGCGATCGCCCTGATCGCCACCACCCAGGCCAATGTGGTGCTGCTGAGATGGTTCACCCCCCAGCGGATCGTGGTGTGGGCACTGGCGGCCGCGGCGGTGACGGCCGCAGTGTTCCTCGGCCTCGCGATGACCCACACCGGCGGAGTCCTCGGATTCCTGATCCCGGTCTGGACCGTGCTGGCCGCGATGGGGCTCGTCATCCCGAACGCGCCCGCGTTGGCGTTGTCCCGGCATTCCGAGGCGGCGGGTACAGCAGCGGCGCTGATGGGCGCGGCGCAGTTCGGTTTGGGGGCGGCCGTGGCGCCGCTGGTCGGGGCGCTCGGTAACGACGAGATCGCTCTGGCACTGGTGATGGCGGTCAGCGTCGCGATCGCTCTGGTCGCGCTGTTGGCGGTGCGGCCCACCGCCGAGGATGTCGAGGATGACCTCGACGCCGACGCCGACGTTCAGGCACCCGTCGCCGAACCAGCGTGA
- a CDS encoding MFS transporter — MTELGGRQALGTEPQANPWNALWAMLVGFFMILVDSTIVAVANPHIMESLGADYDAVIWVTSAYLLAYAVPLLIAGRLGDRFGPKNLYLAGLAVFTVASLWCGLSGSISMLIAARVLQGVGAALLTPQTLSTITRIFPPNRRGVAMSVWGATAGVATLVGPLAGGVLVDTLGWQWIFIVNVPIGVIGLALAVWLIPVLPTENHRFDILGVVLSGLGMFLIVFGLQEGQSHDWALWIWAAIIGGIASIAGFVYWQAVNENEPLIPLRIFRDRNFSLANVGGAVIGFVITAFIVPVMFYAQAVSGLTPTRSALLTAPMAVTTGLLAPVVGRIVDRAHPRPIVGFGFSMLAISLTWLSMEMTPTTPIWRLVLPLMVLGVATAFIFSPLAATATRNLPPDVAGAASGVYNATRQVGSVIGSAAIAAFMTSRISAEMPGGQQAASGDQAVTALPGFLHAPFAAALSQSLLLPAFVALFGVIAALFLLDFASSARSAMTRAAVARGDARTEVIPVVRDTDADDTDNDDHDDTYATAYDDDYDHTYDDDFADDEYVPVEFNRGPGPDPYEPITDRLPVAAVHRQPTPVDEPNGFAHNGFHVHQDDAQHQEDLLAGPVAAPQEAPTGSDVDSLSARFAELWQHGVSGDDRPEQDPVPLHPEEFQELPGSRPGRHYREDSDDAPAYGRHSHREN; from the coding sequence ATGACGGAGCTCGGCGGGCGACAGGCGCTGGGGACCGAACCGCAGGCAAACCCGTGGAACGCGCTGTGGGCGATGCTCGTCGGTTTCTTCATGATCCTGGTCGACTCGACGATCGTCGCGGTCGCCAATCCCCACATCATGGAGAGCCTGGGGGCTGACTACGACGCGGTCATCTGGGTCACCAGCGCCTACCTGCTCGCCTACGCCGTCCCGCTGTTGATCGCCGGACGCCTCGGTGACCGGTTCGGGCCCAAGAACCTCTACCTGGCCGGTTTGGCGGTGTTCACCGTCGCGTCGCTGTGGTGCGGGCTGTCCGGCTCCATCAGCATGCTGATCGCGGCCCGGGTGCTCCAAGGCGTCGGCGCCGCGCTGCTCACCCCCCAGACCCTGTCGACCATCACCCGGATCTTCCCGCCGAACCGCCGCGGGGTCGCGATGAGCGTGTGGGGTGCCACCGCCGGGGTCGCCACCCTGGTCGGCCCGCTGGCCGGTGGAGTTCTCGTCGACACCCTCGGCTGGCAGTGGATCTTCATCGTCAACGTGCCGATCGGCGTCATCGGCCTGGCGCTGGCCGTGTGGTTGATCCCCGTCCTTCCCACCGAGAACCACCGCTTCGACATCCTCGGCGTCGTGCTGTCCGGACTGGGCATGTTCCTCATCGTCTTCGGCCTGCAAGAGGGCCAGTCCCATGACTGGGCGTTGTGGATCTGGGCGGCGATCATCGGCGGTATCGCCTCGATAGCCGGCTTCGTCTACTGGCAGGCGGTCAACGAGAACGAGCCGCTGATTCCGTTGCGCATCTTCCGGGACCGCAACTTCAGCCTGGCCAACGTCGGTGGCGCGGTCATCGGTTTCGTCATCACGGCGTTCATCGTGCCGGTGATGTTCTATGCGCAGGCGGTCTCGGGCCTGACGCCAACTCGGTCGGCATTGCTGACGGCGCCGATGGCGGTCACCACCGGCCTGCTCGCGCCCGTTGTCGGCCGGATCGTCGACCGGGCCCACCCGCGGCCCATCGTCGGGTTCGGCTTTTCGATGTTGGCCATCTCGTTGACATGGCTGTCGATGGAGATGACACCAACGACACCCATCTGGCGCCTGGTGCTGCCGCTGATGGTGCTGGGCGTGGCCACCGCGTTCATTTTCTCGCCGCTGGCGGCGACGGCCACCCGGAATCTGCCGCCGGATGTCGCGGGGGCGGCCTCGGGTGTCTACAACGCGACGCGGCAGGTCGGCTCGGTGATCGGCAGCGCCGCCATCGCCGCGTTCATGACCTCACGCATCAGTGCCGAGATGCCCGGCGGTCAGCAGGCCGCGTCCGGGGATCAGGCGGTGACCGCGCTGCCCGGGTTCCTGCATGCGCCGTTCGCCGCCGCGTTGTCGCAGTCGCTGTTGTTGCCGGCGTTTGTCGCGTTGTTCGGCGTGATCGCGGCGCTGTTCCTGCTCGACTTCGCTTCCAGTGCCAGATCCGCCATGACGCGTGCGGCTGTCGCACGCGGTGACGCCAGGACCGAGGTCATCCCGGTCGTTCGTGACACCGACGCCGACGACACCGACAACGACGATCACGACGACACCTACGCGACCGCCTACGACGACGATTACGACCACACCTACGACGACGATTTCGCTGACGACGAGTACGTCCCCGTCGAGTTCAACCGCGGGCCCGGGCCCGACCCGTACGAGCCGATCACCGATCGGTTGCCCGTCGCCGCCGTCCACCGGCAACCGACTCCCGTGGACGAGCCGAACGGATTCGCGCACAACGGTTTCCATGTGCACCAGGACGATGCGCAACACCAGGAAGATCTGTTGGCCGGGCCGGTCGCGGCGCCGCAGGAAGCGCCCACCGGCTCTGATGTCGATTCCCTGTCCGCCCGGTTCGCCGAACTGTGGCAGCACGGTGTGTCCGGGGACGATCGGCCGGAGCAGGATCCGGTACCGCTGCACCCGGAGGAATTTCAGGAGCTGCCCGGGAGTCGGCCGGGTCGCCACTACCGGGAGGACTCCGATGACGCGCCCGCCTACGGCAGGCACTCGCACCGCGAGAACTAG
- a CDS encoding FAD-binding oxidoreductase — protein sequence MTESLASTLAQIVGRAHVSTDADVLAGRSIDHTGRYSGRAAALVRPGTGAEVGSVLQTCRDAGAHVTVQGGRTSLVAGTVPEHDDVLLSTERLTELGEIDTAERRVRVGAGVTAAALQHAAAAAGLVFGVDLASRDTATVGGMASTNAGGLRTVRYGNMGEQVLGLDVALPDGSLVHRHSQVRRDNTGYDLAALFVGAEGTLGVLTAVDVRLHPAPRYRVTAIAGFDSLTAVVAGGRLLRDTDGIAALELIDARGIRVATERLGVATPVDAPWMLLIELAGSTDQTDRLAEALDGLQLSGEPAVGVDTAAQQRLWRVRESVNEILGTYGPPLKFDVSLPLSAVEPFAAAAGTVIAEHAPEAIPVLFGHIGEGNLHLNVLRCALAGDAERALYSTMMDLIASHGGNVSSEHGVGSRKRDYVSMSRDSADIAAMRAVKAAFDPTGYLNAGVLFS from the coding sequence ATGACCGAATCGCTGGCTTCCACCTTGGCTCAGATCGTGGGGCGAGCGCATGTCAGCACGGACGCCGACGTCCTGGCCGGGCGCAGCATCGACCACACCGGCCGTTACTCGGGCCGGGCGGCTGCGCTGGTACGGCCCGGCACCGGCGCCGAGGTCGGCTCCGTCCTGCAGACCTGCCGCGACGCCGGCGCCCACGTGACGGTGCAGGGTGGGCGCACCTCGCTGGTGGCCGGCACCGTCCCCGAACACGACGATGTGCTGTTGTCCACCGAACGGCTCACGGAACTCGGCGAGATCGACACCGCCGAGCGTCGGGTGCGGGTCGGGGCCGGCGTCACCGCCGCGGCACTGCAACACGCCGCGGCGGCAGCTGGTCTGGTCTTCGGTGTCGACCTGGCCTCCCGGGACACCGCCACCGTGGGCGGGATGGCCTCGACGAACGCCGGCGGCCTGCGCACAGTGCGCTACGGCAACATGGGCGAGCAGGTGCTGGGTCTCGACGTCGCCCTGCCCGACGGGTCCCTGGTGCACCGGCACAGCCAGGTCCGCCGCGACAACACCGGCTACGACCTGGCCGCGTTGTTCGTCGGTGCCGAAGGCACCCTGGGGGTACTCACCGCCGTCGACGTGCGACTGCATCCAGCACCCCGATACCGGGTGACCGCGATCGCCGGGTTCGACAGCCTGACCGCCGTCGTCGCCGGTGGGCGGCTGCTGCGGGACACCGACGGGATCGCCGCGCTGGAACTCATCGACGCCCGTGGGATTCGGGTGGCCACCGAGCGTCTGGGCGTCGCGACGCCGGTGGACGCGCCGTGGATGCTGTTGATCGAATTGGCCGGCAGCACCGATCAGACCGACCGGCTCGCCGAGGCCCTCGACGGGCTACAACTCAGCGGCGAGCCTGCCGTCGGGGTCGATACCGCGGCCCAACAACGGTTGTGGCGGGTCCGGGAGTCGGTGAACGAGATCCTGGGGACCTACGGCCCACCGCTGAAATTCGATGTGTCACTGCCACTTTCGGCTGTCGAGCCGTTTGCCGCGGCGGCAGGCACGGTGATCGCCGAACACGCCCCGGAAGCGATCCCGGTGTTGTTCGGCCACATCGGTGAGGGCAACCTGCACCTCAACGTGTTGCGCTGCGCGCTGGCCGGGGACGCCGAACGGGCGCTGTACTCGACGATGATGGATCTGATCGCGTCCCACGGCGGAAACGTCAGCTCTGAACACGGTGTCGGCAGCAGGAAGCGCGACTACGTGTCGATGTCGCGCGACAGCGCCGACATCGCGGCGATGCGGGCGGTCAAAGCGGCCTTCGACCCGACCGGCTACCTCAACGCGGGCGTTCTGTTCAGCTAG
- a CDS encoding TM0106 family RecB-like putative nuclease, which translates to MFVDGNRVLYSASDLAAAARCEYALLRAFDAKLGRGPRVATEDQLLARTATLGDEHEHRRLEDLRDKFGDEITVIGRPAYTDRGLTAAAQQTLQAISDRAPVVYQAAMFDGRFLGFADFLILEDGRYRVADTKLALSAKVEALLQLAAYADTLAGAGVPVHDDAELILGNGTPVRYRLDEIIPVYQPRRTELQRLLDTHFASDSPVRWEDEKVRACFRCPECTTKVREHDDLLLVAGMRVSQRARLIDAGITTVTELAAHTATVPELPQRTVTALAAQARLQLAPRVDGKPPYEVADPQPLMVLPNPDKGDLFFDFEGDPLWTADGVDWGLEYLFGVLDCADNFQPLWAHDRGAERKALQDFLKLVAKRRKRYPNMHVYHYAAYEKTALLRLAGRHGVGEDEVDDLLRNSVLVDLFPLVRKSIRVGTENYSIKSLEPLYMGTELRTGEVTNATASITEYARYCELLEDGCDDEAAALLAEIAEYNRYDCRSTRKLRDWLISRAIESGVPPLGTLPVAEAAPAQDDDQLARRLARFVGDDPAARSPEQSAVALIAAARGYHRREDKPFWWAHFDRLNNPVDEWGDETGVFLAEHATVVQDWHTPPRARKPQRWVQLTGAVAAGELGTEMYALYAPPSPAGLTDDTERRACGPVRVVECDDPAAPSTVVVVEREPKGGGTFDQLPFALTPGAPIATKALRESIDTTATQIAAGLPRLPATAVVDVLLRRAPRTMSGHGLPHGGAPIDDITSALRDLDSSYVAVHGPPGTGKTHTAAAIIAGLVTQSHWRVGVVAQSHAVVENLFRGVLDAGVDASMVAKRGTRSEDAQWQDIDAKDYPDFIEEHHGCVIGGTSWDFANAARVPPGCLDLLVIEEAGQFSLANTIAVAPASRNLLLLGDPQQLPQVSQGTHPEPVDASALGWLVDGQHTLSDERGYFLDRSWRMHPLVCAAVSRLSYDGRLTSVEEVTARRCLDGIEPGVQVRTIDHDGNSTESREEAEAIVAEISALVGRDWTDQDRTRPLRAADVLVVTPYNAQVVMLRHHLDAAGLADVRAGTVDKFQGQQAPVVFVSMTASSIDDVPRGISFLLNRNRLNVAVSRAKYAAVIVRSALLTEYLPGTPSGLIDLGAFLSLTRCDTPTP; encoded by the coding sequence GTGTTCGTCGACGGTAACCGCGTGCTCTACAGCGCCTCGGATCTGGCCGCCGCCGCGCGCTGCGAATACGCCCTGCTGCGGGCATTCGACGCCAAGTTGGGCCGAGGCCCCCGGGTCGCCACCGAGGACCAGTTGTTGGCGCGCACGGCCACGCTCGGCGACGAACACGAACACCGTCGACTCGAGGACCTGCGCGACAAGTTCGGTGACGAGATCACTGTCATCGGCCGGCCCGCCTATACCGATCGCGGGTTGACCGCGGCCGCGCAACAGACCCTCCAGGCGATCAGCGACCGGGCGCCGGTGGTCTACCAGGCCGCGATGTTCGACGGCCGCTTCCTCGGTTTCGCCGACTTTCTGATCCTCGAGGACGGCCGCTACCGCGTCGCCGACACCAAGCTGGCGTTGTCGGCCAAGGTGGAGGCCTTGCTGCAGCTGGCGGCCTACGCCGACACGTTGGCCGGCGCCGGTGTGCCGGTGCACGACGACGCCGAGCTGATCCTGGGCAACGGCACGCCGGTGCGGTACCGGCTCGACGAGATCATCCCGGTGTATCAGCCGCGCCGGACAGAGCTGCAGCGGCTGCTGGACACCCACTTCGCCTCGGATTCGCCCGTGCGCTGGGAAGACGAGAAGGTGCGTGCCTGCTTCCGCTGCCCCGAATGCACGACGAAGGTCCGCGAACACGATGACCTGCTGCTGGTCGCCGGGATGCGGGTCAGCCAGCGCGCCCGGCTGATCGACGCGGGCATCACCACCGTCACCGAACTGGCCGCCCACACCGCCACGGTGCCGGAACTGCCGCAGCGCACCGTGACCGCGTTGGCCGCACAGGCGCGGCTGCAACTGGCACCGCGCGTCGACGGGAAACCGCCCTATGAAGTCGCTGACCCCCAGCCGCTGATGGTGCTACCCAACCCGGACAAGGGTGATCTGTTCTTCGATTTCGAAGGCGACCCGCTGTGGACGGCCGACGGGGTCGACTGGGGCCTGGAATATCTGTTCGGAGTCCTGGACTGCGCCGACAACTTCCAGCCATTGTGGGCCCACGACCGCGGTGCGGAGCGAAAAGCCTTGCAGGACTTCCTCAAACTCGTGGCCAAGCGCCGGAAGCGCTACCCGAACATGCACGTCTACCATTACGCAGCCTACGAGAAGACCGCCCTGCTGCGGCTGGCCGGCCGCCACGGAGTCGGCGAGGACGAGGTGGACGACCTGTTGCGGAACAGCGTTCTCGTCGACCTTTTCCCGTTGGTGCGAAAGAGCATCCGGGTCGGCACCGAGAACTACAGCATCAAGTCACTGGAACCGCTCTACATGGGCACCGAACTACGCACCGGTGAGGTCACCAACGCCACCGCGTCCATCACCGAGTACGCCCGATACTGCGAACTGCTCGAGGACGGCTGCGATGACGAGGCAGCAGCACTGCTGGCCGAGATCGCCGAGTACAACCGTTACGACTGCCGGTCCACCCGCAAGCTGCGCGACTGGTTGATCAGTCGCGCAATCGAATCCGGTGTTCCACCGCTGGGCACGCTGCCGGTCGCCGAGGCGGCGCCAGCCCAGGACGACGATCAGCTGGCTCGCCGGCTGGCCAGATTCGTGGGCGACGACCCGGCCGCACGCAGCCCCGAGCAGTCCGCCGTCGCACTGATCGCCGCCGCCCGCGGATATCACCGCCGCGAGGACAAACCGTTCTGGTGGGCCCACTTCGACCGGCTGAACAATCCCGTGGACGAATGGGGTGACGAGACGGGTGTCTTCCTGGCCGAGCACGCCACCGTCGTCCAGGACTGGCACACCCCGCCGCGGGCCCGCAAGCCGCAGCGGTGGGTGCAGCTCACCGGTGCAGTCGCCGCCGGTGAGCTCGGCACCGAGATGTACGCCCTCTACGCCCCACCGTCGCCGGCCGGACTCACCGACGACACCGAGCGCCGGGCGTGCGGCCCGGTCCGGGTAGTGGAATGCGACGATCCGGCGGCACCGTCGACAGTGGTGGTCGTTGAACGAGAACCCAAGGGCGGCGGCACCTTTGACCAACTTCCGTTCGCGCTGACGCCCGGAGCGCCGATCGCTACCAAAGCGCTGCGGGAGTCCATCGACACCACCGCGACGCAGATCGCGGCCGGGCTGCCCCGCCTGCCCGCCACTGCCGTCGTCGACGTGCTGTTGCGCCGCGCGCCACGCACGATGTCCGGACACGGGCTGCCACACGGCGGCGCCCCGATCGACGACATCACCTCCGCGCTGCGCGACCTCGACTCGTCGTATGTGGCGGTGCACGGCCCACCCGGCACCGGTAAAACGCACACCGCAGCGGCGATCATCGCCGGCCTGGTCACCCAGTCGCACTGGCGGGTGGGTGTGGTGGCGCAATCACATGCCGTGGTGGAGAACCTGTTCCGCGGCGTGCTCGACGCCGGAGTCGACGCGTCCATGGTCGCCAAGCGCGGCACCCGCTCCGAGGATGCGCAGTGGCAGGACATCGACGCCAAGGACTACCCGGACTTCATCGAGGAGCATCACGGCTGCGTGATCGGCGGCACCAGTTGGGATTTCGCCAACGCTGCCCGAGTGCCGCCGGGTTGTCTGGACCTGCTGGTGATCGAGGAGGCCGGCCAGTTCAGCCTCGCCAACACCATCGCGGTGGCCCCGGCGTCCCGCAACCTGCTGCTACTCGGCGACCCGCAGCAACTCCCGCAGGTCAGCCAGGGCACCCACCCCGAACCGGTGGACGCCTCGGCCCTGGGCTGGCTGGTCGACGGTCAGCACACACTCTCCGATGAACGCGGCTATTTCCTGGACCGCTCGTGGCGGATGCATCCGTTGGTGTGTGCCGCGGTGTCGCGACTGTCCTACGACGGTCGACTGACCTCGGTCGAGGAGGTGACCGCGCGGCGGTGCCTGGACGGCATCGAACCCGGCGTGCAGGTGCGCACGATCGACCACGACGGCAACTCCACCGAGAGCCGCGAGGAAGCTGAAGCCATCGTCGCCGAGATCAGCGCCCTGGTCGGGCGGGACTGGACCGACCAGGACCGCACCCGCCCGTTACGCGCCGCTGATGTCCTGGTGGTGACGCCCTACAACGCGCAGGTGGTGATGCTGCGTCACCACCTCGACGCCGCCGGGCTCGCCGACGTGCGCGCAGGCACCGTTGACAAGTTCCAGGGGCAGCAGGCGCCGGTGGTGTTCGTGTCGATGACGGCGTCCTCGATCGACGACGTACCGCGCGGAATCTCGTTCCTGCTCAACCGGAACCGCCTCAATGTGGCGGTCAGCAGGGCCAAGTACGCGGCGGTGATCGTGCGCTCGGCGCTGCTCACCGAGTATCTGCCGGGCACCCCGAGCGGACTGATCGACCTGGGGGCGTTCTTGTCGCTGACCCGGTGTGATACACCCACGCCATGA
- a CDS encoding LppP/LprE family lipoprotein, with the protein MVAAAAAIGVLTACGSGDSTVAKTPEATASSPAPSPSPAPPPPVSVPPTTSEPADPCAVNLAAPAIAQTVSELPKDPRSQQGWNPEPIAGNYNECAQLSAVIIKANTNADNPNTRAVLFHLGKFIPTGVPDTFGFNGVDSAQSTGDTVALKYASGITGLDSVVKFRWNGIGVELIGNTG; encoded by the coding sequence ATGGTCGCCGCAGCGGCGGCAATAGGCGTGTTGACCGCCTGCGGGTCGGGAGACTCGACGGTGGCCAAGACCCCGGAAGCCACCGCGTCCAGCCCCGCCCCGAGCCCTTCACCGGCGCCCCCGCCACCGGTTTCGGTGCCGCCGACCACCAGCGAGCCCGCCGACCCGTGCGCGGTCAACCTGGCCGCGCCGGCGATCGCCCAGACCGTCTCGGAGCTGCCGAAGGACCCCCGCAGCCAGCAGGGCTGGAACCCTGAGCCCATCGCGGGCAATTACAACGAGTGCGCCCAACTGTCCGCGGTGATCATCAAAGCCAACACCAACGCCGACAACCCGAACACCAGGGCGGTGCTGTTCCACCTCGGCAAGTTCATTCCCACCGGCGTTCCGGACACCTTCGGATTCAACGGCGTCGACTCCGCCCAGAGCACCGGCGACACCGTCGCCCTGAAGTACGCCAGCGGTATCACCGGCCTCGACAGCGTGGTGAAGTTCCGCTGGAACGGCATCGGGGTAGAGCTCATCGGCAACACCGGCTAG
- a CDS encoding DEAD/DEAH box helicase, with product MSNPEEDQLPTSQAQPVTFADLHIHPAVLQAVSDVGYESPSAIQAETIPALLAGSDVVGLAQTGTGKTAAFAIPILSKIDTSNRHTQALVLAPTRELALQVAEAFGRYGAKLSNLNVLPIYGGSSYAVQLSGLRRGAHIVVGTPGRVIDHLERGTLDLSHLDYLVLDEADEMLQMGFAEDVERILSDTPEYKQVALFSATMPPGIRKITSKYLHDAVEVSVKTKTATAENITQRYILVDGRRKMDALTRVLEVEQFAAMIIFVRTKQATEEVAEKLRARGFAAAAINGDIAQAQRERTIAGLKDGSIDILVATDVAARGLDVDRISHVVNYDIPHDPESYVHRIGRTGRAGRSGTALLFVSPRERHLLKSIERVTRQKVIEAELPTVEDVNAQRVEKFRDSITAALSDPGLDLFRRLVTDYERDNDVPMADIAAALALQSRDGGAFLMAPEPPQEKRTFDDRGDRGDRPGRGDRRRDGGFATYRIDVGKRHKVMPGAIVGAIANEGGLNRSDFGHITIKPDYSLVELPPNLPADTLKKLERTRIQGVLINLHPDDGPARSYARHDKAGGKPPTSKPKKYRKTQ from the coding sequence ATGAGCAACCCCGAAGAGGATCAGCTTCCGACGTCGCAGGCACAGCCGGTGACGTTCGCCGATCTGCACATACATCCCGCAGTCCTGCAGGCGGTGTCCGACGTCGGCTACGAGTCGCCGTCGGCAATCCAGGCCGAGACCATTCCCGCACTGCTGGCCGGCTCCGACGTGGTCGGGCTCGCCCAGACCGGCACCGGCAAGACGGCGGCCTTCGCGATCCCGATCCTGTCGAAGATCGACACCAGTAACCGCCACACCCAGGCCCTGGTGCTGGCCCCCACCCGCGAGCTGGCACTGCAGGTCGCCGAGGCGTTCGGCCGCTACGGCGCCAAGCTGTCGAATCTGAACGTGCTGCCGATCTACGGCGGTTCGTCGTATGCGGTGCAGCTCTCCGGACTGCGCCGGGGCGCCCACATCGTGGTCGGAACGCCTGGCCGGGTGATCGACCACCTGGAACGCGGCACCCTGGATCTGTCCCACCTGGACTACCTGGTGCTCGACGAGGCCGACGAGATGCTGCAGATGGGCTTCGCCGAGGATGTCGAGCGGATCCTGTCCGATACCCCGGAGTACAAGCAGGTCGCCCTGTTCTCGGCCACCATGCCGCCGGGGATCCGCAAGATCACCAGCAAGTACCTCCATGACGCCGTCGAAGTGTCGGTCAAGACCAAGACCGCGACGGCCGAGAACATCACGCAGCGCTACATCCTGGTCGACGGCCGCCGCAAGATGGACGCGCTGACCCGTGTCCTCGAGGTCGAGCAGTTCGCGGCGATGATCATCTTCGTCCGCACCAAACAGGCCACCGAGGAAGTCGCCGAGAAGCTGCGAGCGCGTGGTTTCGCCGCTGCCGCGATCAACGGTGACATCGCGCAGGCCCAGCGTGAGCGCACCATCGCCGGACTCAAAGACGGCAGCATCGACATTCTGGTGGCCACCGATGTGGCGGCCCGTGGTCTCGATGTCGACCGGATCTCCCACGTCGTCAACTACGACATTCCGCATGATCCCGAGTCCTACGTGCACCGCATAGGCCGCACGGGCCGGGCGGGTCGCTCGGGAACGGCGCTGCTGTTCGTCTCGCCACGGGAGCGTCATCTGCTCAAGTCCATCGAGCGGGTCACCCGGCAGAAGGTGATCGAAGCCGAGCTTCCCACCGTCGAGGACGTCAACGCCCAGCGGGTGGAGAAGTTCCGGGACTCCATCACCGCGGCGCTCAGCGACCCCGGACTCGACCTGTTCCGCCGGCTGGTCACCGACTACGAACGTGACAACGACGTGCCGATGGCCGATATCGCGGCCGCGTTGGCACTGCAGTCGCGTGACGGCGGAGCCTTCCTGATGGCGCCGGAACCGCCGCAGGAGAAGCGCACCTTCGACGACAGGGGAGACCGCGGTGACCGCCCGGGCCGTGGGGACAGGCGGCGCGACGGCGGGTTCGCCACCTACCGCATCGACGTCGGTAAGCGGCACAAGGTGATGCCGGGTGCGATCGTCGGCGCCATCGCCAACGAAGGTGGGCTGAACCGCAGCGACTTCGGTCACATCACCATCAAGCCGGATTACTCGCTGGTCGAGTTGCCGCCGAACCTGCCCGCGGACACGCTCAAGAAACTGGAGCGGACCCGGATCCAGGGCGTGCTGATCAACCTGCACCCCGACGACGGCCCGGCCCGGTCGTACGCCCGCCACGACAAAGCAGGCGGCAAGCCCCCGACCTCCAAGCCGAAGAAGTACCGCAAGACGCAATGA